The proteins below come from a single Bradysia coprophila strain Holo2 unplaced genomic scaffold, BU_Bcop_v1 contig_628, whole genome shotgun sequence genomic window:
- the LOC119083413 gene encoding chitin deacetylase 1-like yields MMAFKSNWFQIKELENGLGKFLDWASSLPDVWMITTTQALTWITDPKPLKVINAKYDAWDCEKKPNNVQKPCNLSNKCALPFKTQTSNVTDTRYMETCKDCPNQYPWLGDAEGTGILGRDNYIYSGASATDIDVDEPVRRK; encoded by the exons TGGCTTTTAAATCGAATTGGTTTCAAATTAAAGAGCTGGAAAATGGACTGGGCAAATTTTTGGATTGGGCGTCATCATT ACCGGACGTATGGATGATCACCACAACTCAAGCACTGACATGGATTACCGACCCAAAGCCCCTGAAAGTTATCAATGCCAAATATGATGCATGGGACTGTGAAAAGAAGCCAAACAACGTACAGAAACCGTGTAACCTTTCGAATAAATGCGCATTGCCCTTCAAAACTCAAACCTCAAACGTTACCGACACGAGGTATATGGAAACGTGCAAAGACTGTCCGAATCAATATCCGTGGTTGG GTGACGCTGAGGGCACTGGCATTCTGGGCCGTGATAATTATATTTATTCGGGTGCATCGGCTACCGATATTGATGTCGACGAGCCAGTTCGGAGGAAGTAG